The genomic window GACGCGGACGAAGTCCATGAATTTGTAGCCGCCGGGGCCGTAGACGAACAGGTTCGTCTGGTAGCCGACGGGCGTGAGGAACGCCGTCGAGGCCGCGAACGTCACCGCCAGCACGAACGCGAAGGGGTTCGCGCCGATCTGGTCGGCGGTCTCGACGGCCACGGGGAGCATCAACACGACGCTCGCGTTGTTGGAGATGACGCCCGTGATGAGCCCCGTCGCGAGGTAGAACACCCAGAGGACGCCGAGGACCGGCAGATAGGCCCCCGTTGCGGCGACGAGACTCCCAAGTAGGTCCGCGCCGCCGGTCTGTTCGAGGGCCATGCCGAGGGGGATGATGCCGGCCAGCAGGAAGATCACGTCCCACTCGACGGCGTCATAGATCTCGGTCGGCTTGAGGACGCCCGTCGCGACCATCGCCACGACGCCCGCGAGCGCGGTCACGAGGATCGGCAAGGAGAGCGACGACATCGCCTCGAGCCCGGCGATACCGGTCGCGCCGGCGAGGGTCGCGCCGACCGCCCCCCACGGGACGGCGACGAAGCCGATGACGCCAGCCATGATCGCCGCCGCGTGGGGAATCTTCTCGGTCCGGTAGTCCGGCTCTTCGGGTTCGTGTGCGACGATGAAGTCGTCGTTCTGCGAGAGGCGATCGATGCTGTCCGGGGCTGCCTGCACCAACAGCGTGTCGCCGACGCGAATGCGGCGCTCGTCCATGTCCTCGCGGACCGTCTCGCCCCGGCTGCGGAAGGCCAGCACGGTCGCATCGTAGCGCTGGCGGAACGTCGAACTCTCGAGGGATTCGCCGACGAGGAACGAGCCGCGGGGGACGACCACTTCGACGAGGGTCCGATCCGGCACTTCGTCGGGCTCTAAGTCGTCGGCGGTCTCGGGACTGCCCGAGAGGGTGAGCGTTTCCCGGTCGACGAACTGCTGGACGGTGTCGCGGTCGGCCCGCAGTCGGAGCAGGTCGCCGGCCCGGATCGTCTTCTGACCGATCGGTTCGATGAACTCCTCGTCGTCGCGGACGACCTGGATGATGTCGGCGTCGAACTCGACGTGATCGATGGCGTCCGCGACGGTCGTGTCGACGATCGGCGAGTCGTCGTTGACGACGACCTCGGTCAGGTACTCCTCGATCGCGTACTCCTGTACGTAGTCCTCCTCGACGGGGACGCGCTCGGGCAACAGTCGGTGGCCGATCGTCATGAGATAGACGCTGCCGACGAGCAACACGATGATTCCGAGTTTGGTGAACTCGAACATCGAGAATGGATGATCGAGCAGGCGCGCGGAGACGTCGCTCGCGAGGATGTTCGTCGAGGTGCCGATGAGAGTGAGCATCCCGCCGAACATCGAGGCGTAGGAGAGCGGAATCAGGAGCTTCGAGGGAGAGGTCTTCCCCTTGTGGGCGATATCGGAGATGACGGGCACGAGGATGGCGACGACCGGCGTGTTGTTGATAAAACCGGAGATCGGACCGCTGACGCTGATCGTCGCGAGCAGCTGTTTGTCGAGGTCGTCGCCCGCGAACGCGGACATCTTGCGGCCGAGGATCTGGACGACGCCGGTCTGGCTGATCCCCGAACTGAGAATGAGCATCGCGAGGACGGTGATCGTCGCCGAATTGGAAAACCCCGAGGTCCCTTCGCCCGTCGAAATCTCGGTGAAGTTCACCACGCCGTCGGCCCCGAGCACCATCAACAGGACCATGATCAGGATGGCGGTCACGTCGATTGGCAGCCACTCGGTAATGAACAGCACCAGCGCGATGGCGATAATTCCGAACACGACCAGCATCTGGGGCGTCACCTCGAGGCCGCCGGAATCGGCGACCAGCGGAGCGACACCGATAGCTGACGGGGGCAGTCCGGACACAGTTACCAGGATGGATTCCCTGCCGGCCCCGCTTGAAGCCCCCGGTTCGAGACGGCTGTAGCCGGGCCTAAGCCCGGCCCGCGGTTCGATGCCCGCTACTGCGAGGCGAGTCGCGAGCGGAACCGCTCGAGGCCCACGTCGAGCATGTCGGGACTGACCGGCTGGAACTCGCTGTCCTCGGGCAGGTACGGCCGAACGGAGTCCCAGCTATCGCGGGCGTAGCGCTCGTCGAGCAGGACGCGAACGCCGACGTCGTCGGGACTGCGGATGACGCGGCCGATCGCCTGCCGGGCCTTCCGCACCGCGGGGACCGTCAGCGCGTAGGTGAAACCGTCGCCGAACTCGTCGTCGTAGGCCCGGCGAACAGCCTTGGTCCGCGGGCTCGAGGTGTTGACGATCGGAACACCGCAGACGACGGCCGCGGCGAGGCGGTCGCCGCTGTAGTCGACGCCCTCGGTCAGCGTGCCCCGGAGACTCGTGACGAGCACCTTCCCCTGGCCGGCGAAGAACTCGTCTTTGAGCGACTGGGTGGTCTCGTCGTCGCTGGCGGCGTCGAGCAGGACCGGCTTGTCGACGCGGTCCTCGAGTTCGCCGGCGACCCACTCGGCTTCGGCATAGCTGGGCATCCCGACGAGGACGTTCCCGGGGAGCCCTGCGACTTTCGCGATCGCGTTCGCGTAGGACCGGCGCGTCTGCGTGTCTTCGTCCCGGCCGCCGCGATTGTCGTAGGTGAACTTCGGCGCGGCGACGGCGAAGCTCTCGCGGTTCTCCGCGGGGAAGTGGAGCCCGTATCGGCGCTCGACGACCGGCCGGTCTTCCTCACGCTCGAGGTACTGGAGTCCGGTCACCTCGGTGAAGGCGTCCATCGGCTCGAGGGTCGCGCTCATCAGAATCCCGCCGCCAAACAT from Natrinema versiforme includes these protein-coding regions:
- a CDS encoding SLC13 family permease — protein: MLVVFGIIAIALVLFITEWLPIDVTAILIMVLLMVLGADGVVNFTEISTGEGTSGFSNSATITVLAMLILSSGISQTGVVQILGRKMSAFAGDDLDKQLLATISVSGPISGFINNTPVVAILVPVISDIAHKGKTSPSKLLIPLSYASMFGGMLTLIGTSTNILASDVSARLLDHPFSMFEFTKLGIIVLLVGSVYLMTIGHRLLPERVPVEEDYVQEYAIEEYLTEVVVNDDSPIVDTTVADAIDHVEFDADIIQVVRDDEEFIEPIGQKTIRAGDLLRLRADRDTVQQFVDRETLTLSGSPETADDLEPDEVPDRTLVEVVVPRGSFLVGESLESSTFRQRYDATVLAFRSRGETVREDMDERRIRVGDTLLVQAAPDSIDRLSQNDDFIVAHEPEEPDYRTEKIPHAAAIMAGVIGFVAVPWGAVGATLAGATGIAGLEAMSSLSLPILVTALAGVVAMVATGVLKPTEIYDAVEWDVIFLLAGIIPLGMALEQTGGADLLGSLVAATGAYLPVLGVLWVFYLATGLITGVISNNASVVLMLPVAVETADQIGANPFAFVLAVTFAASTAFLTPVGYQTNLFVYGPGGYKFMDFVRVGAPLQLLLSVVTVFGIAFFWGLT